The following DNA comes from Helicobacter sp. MIT 21-1697.
AGGAAGTGAGCAATGAAATTATCAATGCAAAGGTATATGTTGATAAAGAAGGTCATTTTAGCCAGCAAATCTATAAACAAGCTTTAAAAGAGCGACAAATGAGTCCAAGTGAATTTGAGGAAATAATACGCAAATCTCTTCTTATTCAAAAAATTTTTAGTGTTATGAATCTCAATATCTCCCAATCTTCACTCCAAATCCCTATGGTATCAGTTACACCCTTAGAGATAGCCGCATTGGAAATGGCAGATTCTGTACGTGATAGACTTATGGTGAAAAGTATTCCCATTACACAGGTGGCTTTTTCATCAACAGATGATGAATTGAAAGCATTTTGGGAAACAAATGCAGATAATTGGAAAACACCTATGGAGTTTAAAATAGAATATCTTTTTGTGCCTTTTAATGAACAACACCCGACAGATGAGGATTTGGCAAAGCATTATGAGGATTTTAAGAGTGATTATTTAGATAATGATGGGCATTTAATGAGTATGGAACAGAGCAAAAAGCAACTCACGCGTGATGTCCAAAAACTTGAAGCCCAAAGCCTTGCTAAAAGGGAATATCGTGATTTAAAAAATGGGAGCAAACAAGGAAAGATACTTGCACTGAAAGATAATGAGCGGTTTTTTATAAAAAATGGTGTGGATTTAGTAATAGCAGATATGAAAGCAGCTCAAGTAGGGCAAGTGTTAAAACCCATAGAAGCCGATGAGGGTTTTGTAACCTTGAAACTCCTTGAGAAAAAGGAAAGTGTGAATCAAAGTTTTGAAGAGGCAAAAAGTGCAGTCAAGGAGATGTATGAGCATACCAAAGCTAAAGAAAATCTTGTGAAACTTGCTCAAGAAAGTGTAAAAAATTTTGTTGGCACAGATATTGGATTTATTGATAGATTTTATAATGGTGCTATACTTACGCTTGATTCTAACCAAAAGATGCGCTTTCTTTCGCAGGTTTTTGGCAGTCAAGATAAAGAGGGCTATGTATTATTTGATGATAAGGTGGTATTATATCGTGTATTGGAACAATCAGCCACACCTAAAGACAAGGAAAATAATATAGCAATAATGGCTAAAAATATCAAATATGGTGCAGTCCTTGATACTCTAGCAGAGAATCTGAATAAAGCTTATAAGACCACTATCTATATTGATGTAAGCAAGTGAGGTAAAAGTGAATCAAATTATATTGGGCATTGACATTGGTTCAACAAAGATTTGTTCCGTTATCGCCGAGATAAAACAAGATGGAACACCCTACATTCTCGGTTCGGGCACACATAAGGCTGATGGTATCAAAAAAGGCTCTATTACAAATATTGAGCTTGCTTCTTTGGCAATACGAAATTCTGTTAATGATGCCAAAAGAGTCGCTGATACAAATGTAGATAAGGCAATTATATCTCTCTCTGGTGCATATACAAAAAGCATTAGAGAAAACGCAGTTGTAAATGTCCCAAGCAATGAAATTGGATTAAAAGAAATTAATCGCGTAATGCAAACAGCTATTTATAATGCCGTGATTCCTGAAGGACACATTGTTATCCACGCGTTACCTTATGAGTTTAGGCTTGATGACCAAAGCTATGCTGAAGATCCAATGGGTATGAGTGCATCGCGCCTTGAAGCTTTTGTGCATATTGTAACAGCAAAAAAATCAGCACTTGAAAATCTTAAACGCGCAGTGCGTGAGAGTGGCATAGAAATTGAAAATATTGTTTTAAGTGCGTATGCCTCATCAATCGCAGTTTTAAGCAACGAAGAAAAAGAGCTGGGCGTAGTGTGTATAGATATGGGTGGGCAGACTTGTGATTTGATGATTTATAGTGGTTATTCTATGCGGTATAGCGACTTTCTAAGCGTGGGTTCGCATAATATCACTATTGATTTAGCCACTGCTCTTAATACTCACCCAAGCACAGCAGAGCAAATCAAAACAGAATATGGCAAACTCATTTTAAGCGATGAAGATAAGACAAAGGCTATTAAAGTGCCTCTTATGTCAAGTGATACAGCTACAACAAATGTAAATTTAGAAATTGTCCATGCGGTGTTATCTGCTCGTGTGGAGGAAACTTTGCAACTTTTGGCAAAAAGCATTGAAAAAAGTGGTTTAAAAGATAAACTTGGCGCAGGTATCGCTCTCACAGGCGGTATGGCAAATCTTGATGGTATGCAAGAATTTGCATCAAGTATATTTCGCAAACCCGTAAGAATATCTAAACCCACAACTATGAATGGACTTTTTGATGGCTTAAAAGGCGCACATAGTGCTACTGCAATAGGTTTGATACTGCACGGAGCAGGGCAACATACGAATTATGAAATAGATTATGACAAAAAGATTCATTACAAAAAGAGTAATATTGTTACAAAGAATGATGATATGAGTAACATTGGACTACCAAAAGATACTATTCAGGAGAACACAGGAAATGCAAACATCATTCATAATGATGATTTTTCACAGATTAGAACTTCAGAGAAGGATAAGCATAGCAATCCTTTTACGAGATTCTGGAATTGGGTTAAGCAAGTGGTGAGTCAATTATTTTAAGGAGAGAGCAATATGGAAGACATAATTCAAGAAATTCAACCAAAAGCACAAAACGCAGTCATTGACAGCAGTGTGAATATAAGTATCCAAGAGATTCAAGATGAAACAAGCAAACAAGGTGCAGTGATTGCAGTCATTGGTGTAGGTGGTGGTGGCTCAAATATGGTCAATTATCTTGCCAATAATAATCCACACAAAGATGTGAAGCTTATCGCAGCAAACACAGATGTCCAAGCCCTTACAACAACACAAGCAAGTCTCAAAATGAAACTTGGTGAGCGATTGACTAAAGGTTTGGGCGCAGGTATGCGACCAGAAGTTGGTGAAAAAGCAGCACTAGAGACTTATGAGGAGATTAAAGCCGTGCTTAAAGGAGCAGATATTGTTTTTATCTCTGCTGGATTAGGTGGTGGCACAGGCACAGGAGCAGCTCCTGTAATAGCAAAAGCTGCAAAAGAAGTAGGCGCACTCACGGTTTCTATTGTAACGAAGCCTTTTAAATATGAGGGTGCTAAGCGAACACGATTAGCTGAAGAGGGTTTGCGTAATCTTAAGGCAGAGAGTGATTGTATTATTGTGATTCCAAATGAAAGGCTGCTTAATATTATTCCTAAAAATTGCAGTCGTAAAGATTCCTTTGCTTTTGTAGATAATGTCCTTGCACAAGCAGTAAATGGTATGTCTAGTGTTATCTTAAATCATACACAAGGTGATATAAATGTGGATTTTGCCGATGTTCAAACTATAATGAATCATAGGGGCTTGGCACTTATGGGTATTGGTGAAGCCACAGGTGATAATGCAGCCTATGATGCTGTGCAGCAAGCTATTGTTTCTCCTTTGCTTGATAATATTTCTATTAAAGGTGCAAAAGGTGTAGTCGTATGTATTGAATCTTGTGAATCTTATCCACAAGCGGAATTAGCTGCAGCAATGAATGAAATTAGTTCTATCATTGACCAAGAAGCAGATTTTATCCAAGGTATGCACACATTATATGATGTGCCAGAGGATTTTGTGCGCATAACCGTGATTGCCACAGGCTTTGAAAAAGAGATTGTAAATGGCAGCAATGATTCTTTACAAAAAACAGAGCAAGAGTTGGCTTTAGAGCATTCTCGTCAAAACATACAGCTTATACGCAATGTAAGTGGAGAAGATTATAATTTATTTAATAATAGCGATGCTCTTGAAGTGCCTACATATCTTCGTAATCAAAAAGACTAGGGATTTAAAAAAAAGAAGTTGTATAGTGGCGTGCTCGGAGGGATTCAAACCCCCGACCTACAGGACCGCAACCTGTTGCTCTATTCAGCTGAGCTACGAGCACAAATTATTTAACTAAGCTTGGCATTCTAACTAAAATTCCTTAAAACTCACTTTACAAACTCATTGCAAATGATAAATTTAAGGATATTTAAACAAAATCCGCGTATAATGCGCCCTTTACATCTTAAAAAGAAAGCAGGTGAAAGCTATGCCAGGTATTAAAGTAAAAGAAGGCGAATCTTTTGAAGAAGCGTATAGAAAATTCAAAAAACAAACAGACCGCAACCTCGTTGTAACCGAACTGCGTGCAAGAAGATTTTTTGAATCCAAAACTGAAAAGCGTAAAAAACAAAAGATTAATGCAAAGAAAAAAATGCTTAAACGACTTTATATGCTCCGCCGCTATGAGTCTAAACTTTAAATAAAAGAATCTAGCTCCTCCTCTTTAGCCTTAAAGAGTATAGGGGAGGGTGATTCCCAAACTCTCTTTTCTGCTACCTTTATACACAAAATGGAGTAAGAGATGAATGAAACTAATCTTGTAGAAATCTCGCATTTAAGCAAAACTTATAAGGATACTATTGCCCTTTATGATATAAACTTACACATTCCTCAAGGCAAAATCATTGGATTGCTCGGACCAAATGGCAGTGGCAAAAGCACATTGATTAAGATTCTCGTAGGGCTTTTGCGTCAATATCAAGGTGAAGTGCTAATTTGTAGGCATAAGCCAAGTCTTTATACCAAAGAAATCACTGCATATTTGCCCGATAGAAATATCCTCAATCCTAGAATGAATGCTCTGCAATGTATAAAGTATTTTTCAGATTTTTTTGCTGATTTTGATGAAAGCAAGGCAAAGCAAATGTGTGAAAATTTGCGCATTTCTTTAGAATCTCATCTTAAAAGCCTCTCTAAAGGCACGATTGAAAAATTACATTTAATCCTTGCACTTGCGCGTGAGGCGAAGCTTTATATCCTTGATGAGCCTATTG
Coding sequences within:
- a CDS encoding ABC transporter ATP-binding protein — protein: MNETNLVEISHLSKTYKDTIALYDINLHIPQGKIIGLLGPNGSGKSTLIKILVGLLRQYQGEVLICRHKPSLYTKEITAYLPDRNILNPRMNALQCIKYFSDFFADFDESKAKQMCENLRISLESHLKSLSKGTIEKLHLILALAREAKLYILDEPIAGVDPYSREKVFELIKKYVPKHSSVILATHLVNDVQPILDDVIFLYEGRVLHYESVQSLVSAYENLQAAFKAEVGRLDSMADSINGEWK
- the ftsA gene encoding cell division protein FtsA; translation: MNQIILGIDIGSTKICSVIAEIKQDGTPYILGSGTHKADGIKKGSITNIELASLAIRNSVNDAKRVADTNVDKAIISLSGAYTKSIRENAVVNVPSNEIGLKEINRVMQTAIYNAVIPEGHIVIHALPYEFRLDDQSYAEDPMGMSASRLEAFVHIVTAKKSALENLKRAVRESGIEIENIVLSAYASSIAVLSNEEKELGVVCIDMGGQTCDLMIYSGYSMRYSDFLSVGSHNITIDLATALNTHPSTAEQIKTEYGKLILSDEDKTKAIKVPLMSSDTATTNVNLEIVHAVLSARVEETLQLLAKSIEKSGLKDKLGAGIALTGGMANLDGMQEFASSIFRKPVRISKPTTMNGLFDGLKGAHSATAIGLILHGAGQHTNYEIDYDKKIHYKKSNIVTKNDDMSNIGLPKDTIQENTGNANIIHNDDFSQIRTSEKDKHSNPFTRFWNWVKQVVSQLF
- a CDS encoding peptidylprolyl isomerase, yielding MITWMQKHKKWLVITIWISAIAFIGAGMVNWGSYGFGLSNDKVARVGAIDIHIPDYQRAYSEVFNEYSRIPQLGGILDEAQAKQLGLPQIALQRVLQQAQLLNFAYDLGLSVSDEEVSNEIINAKVYVDKEGHFSQQIYKQALKERQMSPSEFEEIIRKSLLIQKIFSVMNLNISQSSLQIPMVSVTPLEIAALEMADSVRDRLMVKSIPITQVAFSSTDDELKAFWETNADNWKTPMEFKIEYLFVPFNEQHPTDEDLAKHYEDFKSDYLDNDGHLMSMEQSKKQLTRDVQKLEAQSLAKREYRDLKNGSKQGKILALKDNERFFIKNGVDLVIADMKAAQVGQVLKPIEADEGFVTLKLLEKKESVNQSFEEAKSAVKEMYEHTKAKENLVKLAQESVKNFVGTDIGFIDRFYNGAILTLDSNQKMRFLSQVFGSQDKEGYVLFDDKVVLYRVLEQSATPKDKENNIAIMAKNIKYGAVLDTLAENLNKAYKTTIYIDVSK
- the ftsZ gene encoding cell division protein FtsZ translates to MEDIIQEIQPKAQNAVIDSSVNISIQEIQDETSKQGAVIAVIGVGGGGSNMVNYLANNNPHKDVKLIAANTDVQALTTTQASLKMKLGERLTKGLGAGMRPEVGEKAALETYEEIKAVLKGADIVFISAGLGGGTGTGAAPVIAKAAKEVGALTVSIVTKPFKYEGAKRTRLAEEGLRNLKAESDCIIVIPNERLLNIIPKNCSRKDSFAFVDNVLAQAVNGMSSVILNHTQGDINVDFADVQTIMNHRGLALMGIGEATGDNAAYDAVQQAIVSPLLDNISIKGAKGVVVCIESCESYPQAELAAAMNEISSIIDQEADFIQGMHTLYDVPEDFVRITVIATGFEKEIVNGSNDSLQKTEQELALEHSRQNIQLIRNVSGEDYNLFNNSDALEVPTYLRNQKD
- the rpsU gene encoding 30S ribosomal protein S21; protein product: MPGIKVKEGESFEEAYRKFKKQTDRNLVVTELRARRFFESKTEKRKKQKINAKKKMLKRLYMLRRYESKL